A window of Fluoribacter dumoffii NY 23 contains these coding sequences:
- the gspK gene encoding type II secretion system minor pseudopilin GspK: MLRAKIMKGSALLTALFIMTLVAIVATAMSTKVQLDIYRTRLILTHDKLYFASQAVTFWSMGQLADKKNKFTKATPQGIVGLFPSNMERIDNNLILKGALYDLQAQYNLNNLQNKKALIGFINLIGTAFPQNAESEKTKLTLAINDWISPYDLARGKDNYLSYYMSQKPPYYPSHQLMSSKSELRLVKDVSSPLYMALEPLITALPESTPININTASIKVLKSLSSAMKEDQLKELLQARKENGIKNLEKIAELLKKLDIANDQITLESTYFLSVATAASENLNFTVFTLLKRSKDKNEKISVSVIRESFNIF, from the coding sequence ATGTTACGGGCTAAGATCATGAAAGGCAGCGCCCTGCTCACCGCCCTCTTTATTATGACACTGGTTGCCATTGTAGCCACTGCCATGAGTACCAAGGTCCAATTAGATATTTACCGAACAAGACTTATACTCACTCATGACAAGCTCTATTTTGCTTCCCAAGCAGTTACCTTTTGGTCTATGGGCCAATTAGCAGATAAAAAAAATAAATTTACCAAGGCAACGCCTCAAGGTATCGTAGGTCTCTTTCCTTCCAATATGGAACGTATTGACAATAACTTAATCCTTAAAGGCGCACTCTATGATTTACAGGCACAGTACAATCTTAATAACTTACAAAATAAAAAAGCATTGATAGGTTTTATAAACCTCATCGGTACAGCCTTCCCTCAAAATGCCGAGTCCGAAAAAACAAAATTAACCTTGGCGATTAATGATTGGATCTCGCCCTATGATTTGGCGCGAGGTAAAGACAATTATTTATCCTACTATATGAGCCAAAAACCCCCTTACTATCCCAGCCACCAACTGATGAGCAGCAAGTCCGAATTACGTTTGGTCAAAGATGTGAGTTCACCTCTTTATATGGCGCTGGAGCCTTTGATTACTGCATTACCTGAGTCAACGCCAATCAATATTAATACAGCCTCCATTAAAGTATTAAAATCGCTAAGCAGCGCAATGAAGGAAGACCAGCTGAAAGAATTACTTCAAGCGAGAAAGGAAAACGGAATCAAAAATCTGGAAAAAATTGCAGAACTTCTCAAAAAACTTGATATTGCAAACGATCAAATAACATTGGAAAGTACTTACTTTCTGAGTGTAGCGACTGCTGCCAGTGAGAATCTTAATTTCACAGTGTTTACCTTATTGAAACGAAGTAAGGATAAAAATGAAAAGATTTCCGTTAGTGTAATTCGAGAAAGTTTTAACATATTTTGA
- a CDS encoding tetratricopeptide repeat protein, which yields MRRVILAALLVANTAFAGDEIVGFAAYQNGDYSTAYPYLMKSAREGNPEAMYLIGRMFQYGEGVTKNYTEAINWYQKSADKNNPLAQLSLGFMYDLGKGVKQNFPEAFKWYMKSAKQGNAIAQRNIGLMYVAGDGVKENKKTAFEWFEKSAKQGYSKAQVNLAYDYIMGEGTSKDVNQALYWYQKAADQGDVRAQYSLGLLYTGQQPGVAQDDKLAFYWFSQAANQGHVKAETYLAYYYLKGYGVEANPEKAAYWYQAAALSGQSEAQAEIGQLLLTGNGVDKDYEQAAYWFTKSAAQGNPIGQGKLGYMYLAGLGVEKDWVKAYALFKIAAQNKNQEAAKQLKMLKAKLSEDDIKAGNELAKEIIQNNNFKVPQNEE from the coding sequence ATGCGCAGGGTTATTTTGGCAGCATTGCTGGTAGCGAATACTGCTTTTGCAGGCGATGAGATCGTAGGTTTTGCAGCATATCAAAATGGAGATTACTCTACTGCCTACCCTTATTTAATGAAATCGGCAAGAGAGGGAAATCCCGAGGCGATGTATTTGATCGGCCGAATGTTCCAGTATGGCGAGGGTGTAACTAAAAATTATACCGAAGCAATCAATTGGTATCAAAAATCTGCAGATAAAAATAATCCACTGGCACAACTGAGTTTGGGGTTCATGTATGACCTCGGAAAGGGAGTGAAGCAAAATTTTCCAGAAGCGTTTAAATGGTATATGAAATCAGCCAAGCAAGGTAATGCAATTGCGCAAAGAAACATTGGTCTTATGTATGTGGCCGGTGATGGAGTAAAAGAAAATAAAAAAACAGCATTCGAATGGTTCGAAAAATCTGCAAAACAAGGATACAGTAAAGCTCAAGTGAATCTCGCCTATGACTATATTATGGGTGAAGGAACCTCCAAAGATGTTAATCAAGCATTGTACTGGTATCAAAAAGCAGCAGATCAAGGTGATGTACGAGCACAGTATAGCTTGGGTCTCTTGTATACTGGTCAACAACCCGGTGTAGCGCAAGATGATAAACTGGCCTTTTATTGGTTTTCGCAAGCAGCCAATCAAGGCCACGTCAAAGCAGAAACTTATTTGGCCTATTATTATCTCAAAGGGTATGGGGTTGAAGCAAATCCTGAAAAAGCCGCTTATTGGTATCAAGCCGCAGCGCTTAGCGGGCAATCTGAGGCACAAGCAGAGATTGGACAATTACTCCTCACAGGAAATGGAGTAGATAAGGACTACGAGCAGGCCGCATATTGGTTTACCAAATCAGCTGCGCAGGGAAATCCTATAGGTCAGGGCAAATTAGGCTATATGTATCTTGCCGGTTTAGGGGTAGAAAAAGATTGGGTCAAAGCTTATGCACTGTTTAAAATTGCTGCGCAGAATAAAAACCAGGAAGCGGCAAAACAGCTTAAGATGTTAAAAGCCAAACTTTCTGAAGACGATATAAAGGCAGGCAATGAATTGGCTAAAGAGATCATTCAAAACAATAACTTTAAAGTACCTCAAAATGAAGAGTAA
- the pmbA gene encoding metalloprotease PmbA, whose protein sequence is MQIKTQNNNSEVHKSTTDLTQLMNDVLQLAKKEGATDAMVAVNNDKGFSVDVRMGEVETVAFSEDKGVGLTVYIGQRKGGASSTDTSPAALEAMVKAACDIARVSAEDPCFGLADKELMSPNHPDLDLFHLWDINPQQAIEMALDCEKYALSLDKRIINSDGVNVSSYESHHGFANTNGGSGFIHSTRHGLSCSLIAKDGEEMQRDYDYTTARNPRELIDFHVIAKNAVERAVSRLGAQQIATQETAVIFSSRISSGLFSSFINAISGSNLYRRNTFLLDSIGQQVFPEFIRVYEQPHLLGALGSSPFDSEGVPTRANILVEKGRVMQYVLGSYSARRMGLKTTANADGVHNLTIEPTAGDLADLLKGIDKGLLVTELMGQGINGVTGDYSRGASGYWVEGGKIQYPVDEITIAGNLKDMFKGILAVGNDINPNIATRCGSVLIEKMMVAGK, encoded by the coding sequence ATGCAAATTAAAACGCAAAATAACAATAGTGAAGTACATAAGTCAACAACAGATTTAACACAATTGATGAATGATGTACTTCAACTTGCCAAAAAAGAGGGTGCAACTGACGCAATGGTGGCAGTAAATAATGACAAAGGATTTTCTGTCGATGTACGTATGGGGGAGGTAGAAACTGTTGCTTTTAGCGAAGATAAGGGAGTAGGTTTGACTGTTTATATTGGTCAGCGCAAAGGGGGGGCAAGCAGTACAGATACTTCTCCTGCTGCCTTGGAGGCCATGGTAAAAGCGGCGTGCGATATAGCGCGGGTTAGTGCTGAAGATCCATGTTTTGGATTGGCTGACAAAGAGCTGATGTCTCCAAATCATCCGGACTTGGATCTATTCCATCTGTGGGATATAAATCCCCAACAAGCTATTGAAATGGCCTTGGATTGTGAAAAATACGCATTATCCCTGGATAAAAGGATAATCAATTCAGATGGGGTAAATGTGTCTTCATATGAATCGCATCATGGATTTGCGAATACCAATGGCGGATCAGGGTTTATTCACAGTACACGTCATGGTTTAAGCTGTTCTTTAATTGCTAAGGATGGCGAGGAAATGCAACGGGATTATGACTACACAACAGCTCGCAATCCCCGTGAGTTAATTGATTTTCATGTAATTGCTAAAAATGCTGTAGAGCGGGCAGTAAGCCGTTTGGGAGCACAGCAGATTGCTACCCAGGAAACCGCTGTTATTTTCTCATCACGTATTTCGAGCGGCTTATTTTCAAGTTTTATCAATGCAATAAGTGGTTCCAACTTATATAGAAGAAACACTTTTTTATTAGATTCTATAGGCCAGCAAGTTTTCCCTGAATTTATTCGTGTTTATGAGCAACCGCATTTATTAGGAGCTTTGGGCAGTTCACCTTTTGATAGTGAAGGAGTACCAACACGAGCCAATATCCTTGTCGAAAAAGGACGGGTGATGCAATATGTATTGGGCAGCTATTCTGCGCGCCGCATGGGTTTAAAAACCACAGCAAATGCTGATGGGGTTCATAATTTAACAATTGAGCCGACAGCAGGTGATTTAGCTGATTTATTAAAAGGAATTGATAAAGGATTATTGGTTACGGAATTAATGGGCCAAGGAATAAATGGAGTAACCGGCGATTATTCCCGTGGTGCTAGCGGTTATTGGGTGGAGGGAGGTAAAATCCAGTATCCTGTTGATGAAATCACTATTGCGGGGAATTTAAAGGATATGTTCAAAGGCATTCTTGCCGTAGGCAATGATATTAATCCAAATATTGCAACCCGTTGCGGTTCTGTATTAATTGAAAAGATGATGGTTGCAGGAAAATAA
- a CDS encoding ABC transporter ATP-binding protein, producing the protein MDTSDLKYPFHSAWDFLWQVIKPYRWWYLLMLQAPVLTAFYIFANNYSFKLLVDAFSNQTITSYSQLVFPIVLFITAQIVLDVVWRISDFAEWKAEPYARQRLLSSAYNYVQHHSYQFFQNTPSGMVISKLKGILDGYDSVFANLHHIVGKHFCIVVVSVFVLLIVNFSVFCFMLAWCVLVMAVMLPMALKLNKLSKDVAESKHQVIGSFSDNITNIFSLFYFAKRRAEHQRVNQLMSNDFIPRQIELYQYDFKFNTVGSVLYWFMLITVFLFMIFLRTHEKISTGDFLFVMLTAITISFDLWTLMSSLCTFLKEIGDFKSSFGILSMPHDEVDAPYAQAYSIRHGKIEFRNLSFGYAEKAPVFTDLNLLIKPGEKIGLVGHSGAGKSTLISLLLKNFKPDSGDIFIDNKPISEITSDSLRRQIALIPQDIMLFHRSIGENIGYAKENATLEEIKRAAAMANIDDFIESFPEKYATLVGERGVKLSGGQRQRIAIARAFLKNASLVILDEATSSLDSLSEQEIQQSINDMLEQNNATVIAIAHRLSTIRHMDRIVVMEGGAIIEEGSFNELVTNERSYFKRLWDSQVNGMVI; encoded by the coding sequence ATGGACACTTCAGATTTAAAATATCCATTTCATTCAGCCTGGGATTTTTTATGGCAAGTCATTAAGCCTTATCGCTGGTGGTATCTCTTGATGTTGCAGGCGCCAGTGCTCACTGCGTTTTACATATTTGCCAACAATTATTCCTTTAAACTACTGGTTGATGCGTTTTCTAATCAAACAATTACTTCCTATTCTCAATTAGTGTTTCCAATTGTGCTTTTTATTACTGCGCAAATTGTACTGGATGTTGTTTGGCGTATTAGTGATTTTGCTGAGTGGAAGGCTGAACCCTACGCCCGGCAAAGATTGTTATCTTCTGCATACAATTACGTGCAACATCATTCTTATCAATTCTTTCAAAATACCCCAAGCGGTATGGTAATTAGTAAGTTGAAGGGGATACTTGATGGATATGATAGCGTTTTTGCTAATCTTCATCATATCGTAGGCAAACATTTTTGTATTGTGGTAGTTTCTGTTTTTGTCCTGCTGATTGTTAATTTCAGTGTATTTTGTTTCATGCTGGCCTGGTGTGTGTTAGTTATGGCCGTGATGCTTCCTATGGCACTTAAATTGAATAAGCTCTCCAAAGACGTGGCTGAGAGCAAACACCAGGTTATAGGTTCTTTTTCAGATAACATTACCAACATCTTTTCTCTTTTTTATTTTGCAAAACGACGAGCTGAACATCAACGAGTTAATCAGTTGATGTCAAACGATTTTATCCCCAGGCAAATTGAGCTTTATCAGTATGATTTTAAGTTTAATACCGTTGGTTCGGTGCTTTACTGGTTTATGCTGATTACAGTTTTTCTATTTATGATTTTTCTTCGAACCCATGAGAAAATTTCTACTGGGGATTTCCTGTTTGTCATGCTCACTGCCATTACCATTTCTTTTGATTTGTGGACGCTTATGAGCAGTCTTTGTACTTTTTTAAAAGAAATTGGAGATTTTAAATCATCTTTTGGTATTTTATCGATGCCCCATGATGAAGTAGACGCGCCATATGCCCAAGCATACTCTATCCGACACGGTAAAATTGAGTTCAGAAATCTATCCTTTGGGTATGCCGAAAAAGCCCCCGTTTTTACTGATCTGAATTTATTAATTAAACCTGGGGAAAAGATTGGTTTGGTTGGTCACTCGGGGGCAGGAAAGTCTACATTGATTTCTTTGTTGCTAAAGAATTTTAAACCTGATTCAGGAGATATTTTTATTGATAACAAGCCTATCTCGGAGATTACTTCCGATTCCCTGCGCCGACAAATAGCCCTAATTCCACAGGATATTATGCTTTTTCATCGCTCTATTGGAGAGAATATTGGCTATGCAAAAGAAAATGCAACGCTTGAAGAGATTAAACGCGCAGCTGCAATGGCTAATATAGATGATTTTATTGAGTCGTTTCCGGAAAAATATGCGACTTTGGTCGGGGAGCGTGGGGTAAAACTTTCGGGTGGTCAGCGCCAGCGGATTGCAATCGCGCGGGCATTTTTGAAAAATGCATCCCTTGTGATTCTGGATGAAGCGACTTCAAGTCTGGACTCGCTTTCAGAACAAGAAATTCAACAGTCCATTAATGACATGCTCGAGCAAAATAATGCTACTGTTATAGCAATTGCTCATCGGTTGTCTACTATCCGCCACATGGATCGAATTGTAGTTATGGAGGGCGGGGCGATAATTGAAGAGGGATCGTTTAATGAGTTGGTAACTAATGAGCGAAGTTACTTTAAAAGGCTTTGGGACAGCCAGGTAAATGGAATGGTTATATAA
- a CDS encoding ribonucleotide-diphosphate reductase subunit beta: MSEIIQQQNIVQTGATGYEPLEMGAARIHVDDKRIINCRADLNQLVPFKYKWAWDKYLTACANHWMPNEINMSADVALWKDPNGLTEAERMIIKRNLGFFSTADSLVANNLVLAVYRHITNPECRQYLLRQAFEEALHTHAYQYVIESLGLDEAEVFNMYREIPSVATKAAWALPFTQSLGDETFHTGTLENDQRLLRDLIAFYVIFEGIFFYVGFTQILSMGRRNKMVGTSEQFQYILRDESMHMNFGIDVINQIKIENPHLWTPEFKEEMIQLIRQGVELEYQYAKDTMPQGILGMNAEMFEEYLHFIANRRLNQIGLPDQYPGATNPFPWMSEMMDLKKEKNFFETRVIEYQAGGTLSWDE, translated from the coding sequence ATGTCAGAAATCATACAACAACAAAATATAGTTCAAACTGGTGCGACTGGTTATGAGCCTCTTGAAATGGGAGCTGCACGCATCCATGTTGATGATAAACGTATCATTAACTGCCGGGCTGACTTAAACCAACTCGTTCCATTTAAGTATAAATGGGCTTGGGACAAGTATTTAACTGCTTGTGCAAACCATTGGATGCCTAATGAAATAAATATGAGTGCCGACGTGGCACTCTGGAAAGATCCAAATGGACTTACAGAAGCTGAGCGAATGATTATCAAACGTAATTTGGGATTTTTCTCAACAGCAGATTCATTGGTTGCCAATAATCTTGTGCTTGCTGTTTACAGGCACATCACAAATCCTGAATGCAGACAGTATTTACTGCGTCAGGCATTTGAGGAAGCACTGCATACCCATGCTTACCAATACGTTATTGAGAGTTTAGGGCTTGATGAAGCAGAAGTGTTCAATATGTACCGGGAGATTCCATCCGTAGCGACCAAAGCAGCCTGGGCCTTACCTTTTACTCAAAGTTTGGGTGATGAAACTTTCCATACAGGTACATTAGAAAATGATCAGCGTTTATTGCGCGACTTAATTGCATTCTATGTAATCTTTGAAGGCATCTTTTTCTACGTTGGTTTTACCCAAATACTTTCGATGGGTCGCCGCAATAAAATGGTAGGTACATCTGAGCAGTTTCAATATATTTTACGTGATGAATCCATGCATATGAATTTTGGTATTGATGTCATCAACCAAATTAAAATTGAGAATCCGCATTTATGGACACCTGAATTTAAAGAAGAAATGATTCAATTGATTCGTCAAGGAGTTGAGCTGGAATATCAATATGCCAAGGACACCATGCCTCAAGGTATTCTAGGGATGAATGCTGAAATGTTTGAGGAATACTTGCATTTCATTGCCAATCGCCGTTTAAACCAGATTGGACTTCCAGATCAATATCCAGGTGCTACAAACCCATTTCCCTGGATGAGTGAAATGATGGATTTGAAAAAAGAGAAGAACTTCTTTGAAACGCGCGTGATTGAGTATCAAGCAGGCGGTACCCTAAGCTGGGATGAATAA
- a CDS encoding phosphodiester glycosidase family protein gives MSSQTNVYPANKSYLLHLLFVLCIMFMPFHSSYAEGYWRRLSSGIDYQDLSGGILSPWAHIYAFRIDLNKNKLALINAKKLSLKNASADQFAEHSKALLSINGGFFDHEFNPLGLRINNKKLINPLKRISWWGIFYVKNNKAYISSLNHFQHDNDIDFAIQSGPRLLIKGRIPSLKPGIADRSALGITADGRIIILVSTNAAMTTNKLAQLLRSPPLSCIDAINLDGGSSSQLYAHIGSFLLNVHGFSNVSDAIIVKKRI, from the coding sequence ATGTCTTCACAAACCAATGTTTATCCTGCAAACAAATCTTATTTGCTCCATTTATTATTTGTTCTTTGCATCATGTTTATGCCATTCCATTCTTCTTATGCTGAAGGGTATTGGCGTAGATTAAGTTCGGGAATTGACTACCAGGATCTTTCCGGAGGTATTCTTTCGCCCTGGGCCCATATTTATGCATTTCGTATTGACCTCAATAAAAACAAACTCGCTCTGATCAATGCAAAAAAACTATCATTAAAAAACGCCTCTGCAGATCAATTTGCCGAACACAGTAAAGCTCTATTAAGCATAAATGGTGGTTTTTTTGATCATGAATTCAATCCCCTTGGCCTTCGGATTAACAATAAAAAATTGATAAATCCTTTAAAACGTATTAGCTGGTGGGGAATTTTTTATGTAAAAAATAACAAAGCCTACATTTCAAGTTTGAATCATTTTCAACATGATAATGATATTGATTTTGCCATTCAAAGCGGACCACGGTTACTCATAAAAGGAAGAATCCCATCGCTTAAACCAGGCATCGCGGACCGCTCCGCCCTTGGAATCACTGCCGATGGGAGAATCATCATTCTGGTTTCGACTAATGCAGCGATGACTACCAACAAACTTGCTCAATTACTCCGTTCCCCACCCTTATCCTGTATTGATGCAATAAATCTGGATGGAGGGAGCTCAAGTCAGCTTTATGCTCATATAGGTTCTTTTCTATTAAATGTGCATGGATTTTCCAATGTCAGCGATGCAATTATTGTGAAGAAACGAATATAG
- a CDS encoding TfoX/Sxy family protein, translated as MSSSQSTIDFILDQISDRNWVHAKKMFGDYAIYYHDKVVALVCDDQLFLKPTSAGKAYLNNFIEGVPYLGAQPYLLVSGDLLEDSEWFTDLIRLTASELPEPHKKKKKK; from the coding sequence ATGTCCTCTTCACAAAGTACTATTGATTTTATTCTTGATCAAATCTCAGACAGAAATTGGGTCCATGCAAAAAAGATGTTTGGAGACTATGCAATCTACTATCATGACAAAGTTGTAGCTTTAGTTTGTGATGATCAACTATTCCTTAAGCCCACTTCAGCAGGTAAAGCATATCTCAATAACTTTATCGAGGGTGTTCCTTATCTAGGTGCACAACCCTACTTACTCGTATCGGGTGATTTGCTTGAGGACAGCGAATGGTTTACAGATCTCATTAGACTTACTGCATCAGAACTTCCTGAGCCCCATAAGAAGAAGAAGAAAAAATAA
- a CDS encoding ribonucleoside-diphosphate reductase subunit alpha → MSAILDPVNDVPQTSQLELTANAPGLLKTIKRNGKVVNYDDTKIKVAITKAFIADEGGTASTSDRIHQQIEELTRQITQVFRRRLPSGGAVHIEDIQDQVELALMRSGHYKVARAYVLYREEHRKARENELKQQASDNKILLITMPDGELKPLDTERMNTIVNEACRDLEHVQAEPVIKDAMRNLYNQAKFEDVHKALIMAARTLVEKEPNYTYVSARLLLDSLRMEALSKLEIQSDATFDEMSALYPSYFKLYIAHGIKQGMLDAKMADFDLEKLGKALLPERDMKFSYLSLQTLYDRYFIHEHGVRYELPQAFFMRVAMGLALREKDKEDKAIEFYQLLSSFDYMSSTPTLFNSGTIRPQLSSCYLTTVPDHLDGIYSAIKDNALLSKYAGGLGNDWTPVRAMGSHIKGTNGKSQGVVPFLNVADATAVAVNQGGKRKGAVCAYLECWHKDVEEFLELRKNTGDDRRRTHDMNTALWIPDLFMVRVRENGDWTLFSPDEVPDLHDQYGKAFETLYREYEEKAHQGLIKNAKTVSAVKLWRKMLSMLFETGHPWMTFKDPCNLRSPQQHTGVVHSSNLCTEITLNTSEEEIAVCNLGSINLPAHIKKGKLDTDKLRRTIKTAIRMLDNVIDINYYSVPQARNSNLKHRPIGLGLMGFQDALYELKIDYASPEAVEFADSSMELISYYAIEASCDLAKERGSYSTYEGSLWSKGILPIDSISLLQQARDKYLEQDRSQRLDWESLRIKVRTQGMRNSNVMAIAPTATISNICGVSQSIEPTYQNLYVKSNLSGEFTVVNPYLVADLKALNLWDEVMVNDLKYFNGSVQPISRIPAELKQRYATSFEIDPIWLVDAASRRQKWIDQAQSLNIYMAQPSGKKLDQLYMHAWMRGLKTTYYLRSLGASNAEKSTVTDGALNAVKIILDEPKVCSILDPDCEACQ, encoded by the coding sequence ATGTCCGCAATTCTTGATCCGGTAAATGATGTGCCGCAAACCAGTCAACTGGAATTGACCGCTAATGCCCCTGGTTTATTAAAAACCATTAAGCGCAATGGTAAAGTAGTAAATTATGATGATACCAAAATTAAAGTAGCAATTACTAAAGCATTCATTGCTGACGAAGGTGGTACAGCCTCTACCTCAGATCGTATTCATCAACAAATTGAAGAACTTACACGCCAAATAACCCAAGTATTTAGACGTCGCTTACCCAGTGGGGGTGCGGTTCATATTGAAGATATTCAGGATCAGGTAGAGTTAGCACTCATGCGAAGCGGCCACTACAAAGTTGCTCGCGCTTATGTGTTATATCGGGAAGAGCACCGTAAAGCACGCGAAAACGAATTAAAACAACAAGCAAGTGATAACAAAATCCTGTTAATTACTATGCCGGATGGTGAATTAAAGCCATTAGATACAGAACGGATGAATACAATTGTTAACGAAGCCTGTCGTGATCTAGAACATGTTCAAGCGGAACCTGTGATTAAGGACGCGATGCGCAATCTGTACAATCAAGCCAAATTTGAAGATGTGCATAAAGCATTGATTATGGCTGCACGTACATTAGTTGAAAAGGAGCCAAATTATACCTATGTCAGCGCCCGCCTGTTATTAGACAGCTTGCGTATGGAAGCATTATCTAAATTGGAAATCCAAAGCGATGCAACCTTTGATGAAATGAGTGCTCTTTACCCTTCTTATTTCAAATTATATATAGCCCATGGCATTAAACAGGGAATGCTGGATGCAAAAATGGCCGATTTTGATTTGGAAAAACTGGGCAAAGCATTATTGCCTGAGCGGGATATGAAGTTTAGCTATTTGAGCTTGCAAACCTTATATGATCGTTATTTCATTCATGAGCATGGTGTCCGCTATGAATTGCCCCAGGCTTTTTTCATGCGTGTTGCTATGGGATTGGCTTTGCGTGAAAAAGATAAAGAAGATAAAGCCATTGAGTTTTATCAATTGCTGTCTTCTTTTGATTACATGTCCTCCACACCGACACTGTTTAATTCAGGCACCATCAGGCCGCAATTATCCAGTTGTTATTTAACCACTGTTCCTGATCATTTGGATGGAATTTACAGTGCCATTAAAGACAATGCCCTGCTTTCCAAATATGCCGGCGGTTTGGGTAATGACTGGACCCCAGTCCGTGCAATGGGTTCCCATATAAAGGGCACCAATGGTAAATCGCAAGGGGTAGTTCCCTTCTTGAATGTTGCTGATGCTACCGCTGTTGCAGTAAATCAGGGCGGTAAACGCAAAGGCGCTGTGTGTGCTTATCTGGAATGCTGGCATAAAGATGTGGAAGAGTTCCTCGAGTTAAGAAAAAATACCGGGGATGATCGACGCCGTACACATGATATGAATACCGCATTATGGATACCCGATTTATTTATGGTACGTGTACGCGAAAATGGCGACTGGACTTTATTCTCCCCAGATGAAGTGCCGGACTTACATGATCAATACGGAAAGGCATTTGAAACACTCTATCGCGAGTATGAAGAAAAAGCGCATCAGGGCCTCATTAAAAATGCAAAAACCGTATCTGCAGTTAAACTGTGGCGTAAAATGTTATCCATGCTTTTTGAAACCGGCCATCCATGGATGACATTTAAAGATCCATGTAATTTACGTTCACCACAGCAACATACGGGTGTAGTCCACAGCTCCAACTTGTGCACAGAAATTACCCTAAATACTTCAGAAGAAGAGATTGCAGTATGTAACCTGGGTAGTATCAATCTGCCTGCCCATATCAAAAAGGGTAAGCTGGACACTGATAAATTAAGACGCACTATCAAAACGGCTATTCGCATGCTGGATAATGTGATTGATATTAATTACTACTCAGTTCCTCAAGCCCGTAATTCCAACTTGAAACATCGACCTATCGGTCTTGGCTTAATGGGTTTTCAAGATGCATTGTATGAATTAAAAATTGACTATGCTTCCCCGGAAGCCGTGGAGTTTGCTGATTCATCTATGGAGTTAATAAGTTATTACGCAATTGAAGCTTCTTGTGATTTGGCTAAAGAACGCGGCAGCTATTCCACCTACGAAGGTTCTTTATGGAGCAAAGGCATACTACCTATTGATTCAATCAGCCTGTTACAGCAAGCACGTGACAAATATCTGGAACAAGATCGTTCACAGCGCCTGGATTGGGAAAGTTTGCGCATTAAAGTCCGTACACAAGGAATGCGTAATTCCAATGTAATGGCCATAGCCCCTACAGCGACTATTTCCAATATATGTGGCGTCTCCCAATCCATTGAACCTACATACCAGAACTTGTATGTCAAATCCAATTTGTCAGGCGAATTCACTGTGGTCAATCCTTATTTGGTTGCGGATTTAAAAGCCTTGAACCTTTGGGATGAAGTAATGGTCAATGATTTGAAATACTTTAACGGCAGTGTACAGCCAATAAGCCGTATCCCTGCTGAATTGAAGCAACGTTATGCCACTTCATTCGAAATTGATCCAATTTGGTTGGTTGATGCAGCTTCCCGTCGCCAAAAATGGATTGACCAGGCACAATCGTTGAACATCTATATGGCTCAACCATCAGGCAAAAAACTCGATCAGCTTTACATGCATGCATGGATGCGCGGGTTAAAAACAACTTATTATTTGCGCAGTTTGGGTGCATCAAATGCTGAGAAATCTACAGTAACTGATGGTGCACTTAATGCAGTTAAAATAATATTGGATGAACCCAAAGTATGTTCCATTCTCGATCCAGACTGTGAAGCGTGCCAATAA